In Athalia rosae chromosome 6, iyAthRosa1.1, whole genome shotgun sequence, one DNA window encodes the following:
- the LOC105683545 gene encoding mitochondrial glycine transporter-like, whose protein sequence is MQSYTASKQDMKLSDKQSVLKSFVAGSCSGTVTTILFQPLDLIKTRLQSRITPQLGAPSTGMVDIAIYIVRNDNVFGLWKGITPSLIRVVPGVGLYFASLHWLKNAFHLREPLNSLQALTLGITARSMAGVVLIPITVVKTRFESGIYKYCGMREALHVIWKYEGTKGLVCGLVPTLFRDAPFSGLYLLFYTQCKKAIPQEYRIANNTATVHFTCGLLAGLFASVITQPADVIKTRMQLYPHEFKTLYSSFLSIYQQQGCLGYFQGIVPRLLRRTLMSAMAWTIYEEVTGK, encoded by the exons ATGCAAAGCTACACAGCTTCAAAACAAGATATGAAACTTAGTGATAAG CAATCAGTTTTGAAATCATTCGTAGCCGGATCTTGTTCTGGTACTGTGActacgattttatttcaaccccTTGATCTCATTAAAACAAGACTTCAAAGTAGGATTACACCGCAATTAGG TGCGCCTTCCACGGGAATGGTAGATATCGCTATCTACATAGTGCGTAATGACAACGTGTTTGGGTTGTGGAAGGGCATCACACCA TCTTTAATTCGAGTTGTACCTGGAGTGGGATTATACTTTGCATCATTGCACTGGTTAAAAAATGCCTTTCATTTGAGAGAGCCCCTCAATTCGCTACAAGCACTTACATTGGGCATTACTGCTCGCTCTATGGCTGGAGTCGTACTCATTCCCATTACCGTAGTCAAAACACGCTTTGAG AGTGGTATATACAAGTACTGTGGTATGCGAGAAGCACTACATGTAATTTGGAAGTACGAAGGTACCAAAGGGCTTGTATGTGGTCTAGTTCCCACATTATTTAGAGACGCACCTTTCAGCGGATTATATCTCTTGTTCTACACTCAGTGCAAAAAAGCAATACCTCAAG AGTATAGAATTGCCAACAACACAGCTACAGTTCACTTTACATGCGGATTATTAGCTGGATTATTCGCATCTGTAATAACTCAACCAGCAGACGTTATTAAGACTAGAATGCAGCTCTATCCACATGAATTTAAAACCCTCTATAGttcctttctctctatttACCAACAACAAGGGTGCCTTGGATATTTCCAAGGGATCGTTCCACGTTTATTGCGGCGAACATTGATGTCAGCAATGGCATGGACAATTTACGAAGAA gTAACGGGAAAGTAA